A single Parabacteroides timonensis DNA region contains:
- a CDS encoding AAA family ATPase has protein sequence MDIYQLNHQQLLKGIRCNFQRYLYKQIQWDDRLIGVFGSQGVGKTTLLLQRIKLAFDNSDKALYLNLDSILFQREKMINVASQFYKAGGTHLFMDGVHRYPNWINEMKKLLERCPGLHIVFASSSLLPISKVVKGLKGVSCYTLNTMSFREYLSYECLLDLAPISLDDLLENHAEVSRNVNDQIVVAPVFRNYLEHGCYPFYWDDPDAYPFRLQDRIRDAIEIDLPAVYPTEYGELKAIKEMMMSISDQVPNVPRLTEIAAKLKLDDAVVKKYFDYLKDAVCIRHYQSAEGFVQNRIQKTYLGNTNLLTALEEEMNDRVILGETFFVDQLSNFASIRLLNNNDFVVNDKYTFMVGDPLMDYERIRDAENTFAAIYGQPKSQNNKLPIWLLGLCY, from the coding sequence ATGGACATATACCAATTAAACCATCAGCAATTACTGAAGGGGATAAGATGCAATTTTCAGCGATATCTTTATAAGCAGATACAGTGGGATGATCGTCTGATTGGAGTTTTTGGATCACAGGGAGTAGGGAAGACAACATTATTGCTACAACGGATCAAGTTAGCTTTCGATAATTCGGATAAAGCGTTGTACCTAAATCTGGATAGTATCCTTTTTCAACGGGAAAAGATGATCAATGTTGCCAGTCAGTTCTATAAGGCTGGGGGGACTCACCTTTTCATGGATGGCGTGCACCGTTATCCGAACTGGATCAATGAGATGAAAAAATTACTGGAACGCTGTCCCGGGTTGCATATCGTGTTCGCATCTTCATCTTTACTTCCGATATCGAAAGTTGTGAAAGGGTTGAAAGGTGTTTCCTGTTATACACTAAACACAATGTCGTTCCGCGAATATTTATCTTATGAGTGTCTCCTGGATCTTGCTCCTATATCATTGGATGATTTATTGGAGAACCATGCAGAGGTGTCAAGGAATGTGAATGACCAGATAGTTGTTGCACCTGTGTTCCGTAATTACCTGGAGCATGGTTGTTATCCGTTCTATTGGGATGATCCTGATGCTTATCCATTTCGTTTACAGGATCGTATAAGGGATGCGATTGAAATAGATTTGCCGGCTGTCTATCCAACCGAATATGGGGAATTGAAGGCGATCAAAGAAATGATGATGTCAATATCCGACCAGGTACCTAATGTTCCGCGTTTAACTGAAATTGCTGCTAAGTTGAAGTTGGATGATGCAGTGGTGAAAAAGTATTTCGATTATCTGAAGGATGCAGTATGCATACGGCATTATCAGTCAGCTGAAGGGTTTGTACAAAATCGGATTCAGAAGACTTATCTGGGTAATACTAATTTGTTGACAGCCCTGGAGGAAGAGATGAATGATCGTGTGATCCTGGGTGAAACTTTCTTTGTCGACCAGTTATCGAATTTTGCATCCATCCGGTTGCTTAACAATAATGATTTTGTTGTAAATGACAAATATACGTTTATGGTGGGCGATCCTTTAATGGATTACGAACGGATCAGGGATGCTGAAAATACCTTTGCAGCCATTTACGGTCAGCCGAAAAGCCAGAACAACAAGCTTCCGATCTGGTTGTTGGGACTTTGTTATTGA
- the mnmE gene encoding tRNA uridine-5-carboxymethylaminomethyl(34) synthesis GTPase MnmE, with translation MNQDTICAVSTAPGAGGVAVIRVSGTDAIRICDTIFVPKIEGKNLQSQKAYTLRYGSIRRGEELIDDVLVALFRAPHSFTGEDTAEITCHGSVYIQQQILQLLIEKGCRSALPGEYTQRAFLNGKMDLSQAEAVADLIASTSAGMHKLAINQMRGGFSNELTKLRSQLLDFTSLIELELDFSEEDVEFADRTNLKQLATNIEQLIHKLADSFSVGNAIKNGIPVAIIGETNAGKSTLLNLLVGEERAIVSDIHGTTRDVIEDTINLSGITFRFIDTAGIRETNDTIESLGIKRTFQKLRQASIVLWVIDLTSPSEQIEELAQTIIPQTEGKKVILVFNKSDLLSPEELAIKQKLLGKVPADRLYISAKQQANTEALKQHLIQAAALPEVSQNDVIITNVRHYEALTKAHEAIGRVINGLEMNISGDFLSQDIRECMHYLGEITGQISNDEILGNIFGKFCIGK, from the coding sequence ATCAATCAGGATACTATCTGTGCCGTATCGACAGCGCCCGGAGCCGGAGGAGTTGCTGTGATTCGTGTATCCGGCACTGACGCCATCAGAATTTGTGACACTATCTTCGTTCCTAAAATCGAAGGAAAGAATCTTCAGAGCCAGAAAGCTTACACCTTACGCTACGGTAGTATCCGTCGCGGGGAAGAGTTGATCGACGATGTACTTGTCGCCCTCTTCCGCGCCCCTCATTCGTTTACAGGAGAAGACACTGCCGAGATCACTTGCCACGGCTCGGTTTATATCCAGCAACAGATCCTTCAGTTACTGATTGAAAAGGGTTGTCGTTCCGCTCTTCCTGGCGAATATACACAACGTGCTTTCCTGAACGGGAAGATGGACCTGAGCCAGGCCGAGGCTGTAGCCGACCTGATTGCTTCCACATCTGCGGGAATGCACAAACTGGCTATTAATCAGATGCGTGGAGGCTTCAGTAATGAATTGACCAAACTACGCAGCCAACTACTCGATTTCACCTCTTTGATCGAACTGGAACTCGATTTCAGCGAAGAAGATGTCGAGTTTGCCGACCGTACCAATCTAAAGCAGCTGGCAACAAACATCGAACAGTTGATACACAAACTGGCCGATTCATTCAGTGTGGGTAACGCCATTAAAAACGGTATCCCTGTTGCCATCATCGGCGAGACGAACGCCGGTAAGTCCACTTTGCTCAACCTGTTGGTCGGTGAAGAACGCGCCATCGTTTCCGACATCCACGGAACCACCCGCGATGTGATAGAGGACACGATCAACCTATCAGGCATCACCTTCCGTTTTATCGACACGGCCGGTATCCGCGAAACCAACGACACCATCGAAAGCCTGGGTATCAAACGCACTTTCCAGAAACTCCGCCAGGCTTCTATCGTTCTTTGGGTGATCGACCTGACCAGTCCGTCTGAGCAGATCGAGGAATTAGCTCAAACAATCATTCCTCAGACAGAGGGTAAAAAAGTGATTCTGGTATTCAATAAATCCGACTTACTCTCACCGGAAGAACTAGCTATCAAGCAAAAGTTGCTTGGCAAAGTTCCTGCTGACCGGTTATATATTTCAGCCAAACAGCAAGCAAATACTGAAGCATTAAAACAGCATCTGATCCAGGCAGCTGCCTTACCCGAAGTATCCCAAAACGACGTAATCATCACCAACGTCCGCCATTACGAGGCCTTAACCAAAGCCCATGAAGCTATCGGCCGTGTAATTAATGGACTGGAAATGAATATCTCTGGAGATTTCCTGAGTCAGGATATCAGGGAATGCATGCATTATCTGGGAGAAATTACAGGGCAGATCAGTAATGATGAGATATTGGGGAATATTTTTGGGAAGTTTTGCATCGGCAAGTGA
- a CDS encoding 4Fe-4S dicluster domain-containing protein, producing the protein MKVQVIDTSICEKCVLHKCTYLNVANTKNDFYNLPSETTICPTAAIGDNGPIDVINSNRVISTDKCVSCGLCISFCHMQNLRCEEYDSDTSLFGQLTERQLKAVVSSYLSQIFEFAANTNRNNALLFDAYVSTKLGEEAFVEVDYRDDSLESTRRLLGDILMFSNNKNILNGILVLSNLPESGSRDVYTVIDKIKSFPKTENIRIYMTTFSILRKLCLFMNPGEHKFSDLFYDCSCESVDDYYERIENIFDY; encoded by the coding sequence ATGAAAGTACAGGTTATAGATACAAGCATATGTGAAAAATGTGTTTTACATAAATGCACTTATCTTAATGTTGCGAATACAAAAAATGATTTTTATAATTTACCGTCCGAAACAACAATATGTCCTACCGCTGCAATTGGAGATAATGGACCAATAGATGTTATTAACTCCAATAGAGTTATATCAACGGATAAATGCGTTTCGTGCGGATTATGTATAAGTTTTTGCCATATGCAGAACTTGAGATGCGAAGAGTATGACTCTGATACAAGTTTATTTGGTCAGTTAACAGAACGCCAATTAAAAGCCGTTGTGAGTTCATATTTATCTCAGATTTTTGAGTTTGCAGCAAATACAAATCGAAATAATGCTTTACTCTTTGATGCTTATGTATCGACAAAGTTAGGTGAGGAAGCATTTGTGGAAGTTGATTATCGTGATGATTCTCTTGAAAGCACAAGACGCTTATTAGGAGATATTTTGATGTTTTCTAATAACAAAAATATTTTGAATGGAATATTAGTGTTATCAAATTTACCAGAATCTGGCAGTAGAGATGTTTATACGGTTATTGATAAAATCAAGTCTTTCCCAAAAACAGAAAACATACGAATTTATATGACAACATTCTCTATTCTTAGAAAACTATGTTTGTTTATGAATCCCGGAGAACATAAATTTAGTGATTTATTTTATGACTGTTCGTGTGAATCAGTGGATGATTATTATGAAAGGATAGAAAATATATTTGATTATTAA
- a CDS encoding helix-turn-helix domain-containing protein produces MKNVTFNDLPELVSELNEKISSLESKLDVHLAASGQKKENTHVPMSREKACAYLGGITKSSFYYKVKMGGLPVVKQGKRILVYRDELDKWLESGRKGDVPMSIEEEHAIMRGSVRRRPEPLNI; encoded by the coding sequence ATGAAAAATGTAACTTTTAATGACTTGCCTGAATTGGTAAGCGAACTGAATGAGAAGATTTCCAGTCTGGAATCGAAGTTGGATGTGCATCTGGCCGCATCCGGTCAAAAGAAAGAGAACACGCACGTTCCAATGAGCAGAGAGAAAGCTTGTGCCTACCTGGGAGGCATCACAAAGTCCTCTTTCTATTACAAAGTAAAGATGGGTGGTTTGCCTGTCGTCAAACAAGGCAAGCGAATCCTTGTCTATCGTGATGAACTGGATAAATGGCTGGAATCCGGGAGAAAGGGCGATGTTCCTATGAGTATTGAAGAGGAACACGCAATTATGCGTGGTTCTGTCCGCCGCCGACCTGAACCCTTAAACATTTAG
- a CDS encoding DUF362 domain-containing protein → MDKSKVYFTNLRTTPSSNLLDKMERLVKRAGIANIDFKNQFVAIKIHFGEPGNLAYIRPNYAARMATLLRSLGAKPFLTDCNTLYSGRRANAVDHLESAMENGFNPISAKCDVIIADGLKGTECREIEINGEYCKAPKIGSAIADADIIISMNHFKGHEQTGFGGALKNLGMGCASVAGKLELHGASQPRIDLEKCKGCNICVKHCRHEAIRLDENRKAVIDYDKCVGCGQCVALCQYDGAVLGSWDTSVNLNCKIAEYTQAVLQDKPHFHISFIMNVSPECDCWNHNDAAIVPDLGIAASFDPVALDKACADIVIKAPILETGNRLSETPHHDHLEGCDKFHIMHPETNWQAGLEHAEKVGIGTQEYELITV, encoded by the coding sequence ATGGACAAATCGAAAGTTTATTTTACGAATCTTCGTACGACTCCCTCCAGTAACCTGCTGGATAAGATGGAACGGCTTGTAAAACGTGCCGGCATTGCAAATATTGATTTTAAGAACCAGTTCGTAGCCATAAAAATTCATTTCGGGGAACCGGGCAACCTGGCTTACATTCGCCCTAATTATGCCGCTCGCATGGCAACCTTGCTCCGTTCATTAGGAGCAAAACCTTTCCTTACCGATTGTAACACATTGTATTCGGGTCGACGCGCCAATGCAGTGGATCATTTGGAAAGTGCTATGGAAAACGGTTTCAACCCTATTTCTGCCAAATGTGACGTAATCATAGCAGACGGACTGAAAGGAACAGAATGCCGTGAAATAGAAATAAACGGAGAATATTGCAAAGCTCCTAAGATCGGATCGGCTATTGCCGACGCTGATATTATTATCAGTATGAATCACTTCAAGGGACATGAACAGACTGGATTTGGAGGTGCACTGAAGAACCTGGGAATGGGATGTGCCAGTGTTGCCGGTAAGTTGGAACTGCACGGAGCCTCCCAACCACGTATCGATCTGGAAAAGTGTAAAGGTTGCAATATATGTGTAAAACATTGCCGCCACGAAGCTATCCGTCTGGATGAAAACAGGAAAGCAGTAATCGATTATGACAAATGTGTCGGTTGCGGACAATGTGTGGCTCTTTGCCAATATGACGGTGCCGTACTCGGTTCATGGGATACTTCGGTAAACTTAAATTGTAAAATAGCAGAATACACACAAGCCGTATTGCAGGATAAGCCTCATTTCCATATCAGTTTCATTATGAATGTATCTCCCGAATGTGACTGTTGGAATCATAATGATGCGGCTATCGTCCCAGACCTAGGTATTGCAGCTTCATTCGATCCGGTCGCACTCGACAAGGCTTGTGCCGATATAGTCATCAAAGCCCCGATCCTTGAAACAGGTAACCGTCTTTCAGAAACGCCTCATCATGATCATTTGGAGGGTTGTGACAAATTCCACATCATGCACCCGGAAACCAACTGGCAAGCCGGACTGGAACATGCTGAAAAAGTTGGAATCGGAACTCAGGAATATGAATTAATAACCGTATAA
- a CDS encoding tyrosine-type recombinase/integrase codes for MMDCKTITLRTRVLKHGMLGFYLDFYPGYRDKETMKVYRHKSLDIQIYANPKNQRERDFNVKMTEKAEAMRCIIYASVVNEKYDFFDKDRFKGDFLEYYRKQLRKHDPKWGFVYTHFNNYVKGKCTFEDITLELCNGFREYLLSAKQLKRNGRISKNSASGYWSTFRGFLKLLYRNKMIKENVNDFLDKIETEDVLKDSLSVDELTILAETPCDIPILKTASIFSCLTGLRRSDILALRWEHIVDFSAGGKCVHIITQKTKTEDIIPIGPEALELIGYEPNKRGPVFAGLKVSWTQFPMKKWIQSAGITKNITFHSYRRTFATLQAAAGTDPNTIRSMMAHRSLTTTQRYVHTVDANKFIASRKISLKRAE; via the coding sequence ATTATGGACTGTAAAACAATTACATTAAGAACAAGAGTTCTAAAACATGGAATGTTGGGGTTTTATCTGGATTTCTACCCCGGCTATCGAGACAAAGAGACCATGAAGGTCTATCGCCACAAGAGTTTGGACATACAGATATATGCCAACCCAAAGAACCAGAGAGAAAGAGACTTCAATGTCAAGATGACAGAAAAGGCTGAAGCTATGAGATGTATTATATATGCATCTGTAGTCAATGAGAAATACGATTTCTTTGACAAAGACAGATTCAAGGGCGATTTCCTTGAGTATTACCGCAAACAGCTGCGTAAGCACGATCCGAAATGGGGATTCGTGTATACCCATTTCAATAATTACGTGAAGGGCAAATGCACTTTCGAAGATATTACCCTTGAACTGTGCAACGGATTCCGGGAGTATCTGCTTTCCGCAAAACAGCTCAAACGCAATGGCAGAATCTCAAAGAATTCGGCTTCCGGCTACTGGTCAACATTCAGAGGATTCCTTAAACTTTTATATAGAAACAAGATGATTAAAGAAAATGTAAACGACTTTCTCGACAAGATCGAGACCGAAGATGTACTTAAAGACTCACTTTCGGTAGATGAGCTAACTATTTTAGCAGAAACTCCTTGCGACATCCCTATTCTAAAAACCGCTTCCATCTTTTCCTGCCTTACAGGTTTGAGACGCAGCGACATTCTGGCTCTCAGATGGGAACATATTGTTGACTTCTCCGCAGGTGGTAAATGTGTACACATCATCACTCAAAAGACAAAGACAGAGGACATCATTCCTATCGGTCCGGAGGCTCTGGAGCTGATTGGTTATGAACCTAACAAAAGAGGTCCGGTATTCGCAGGATTGAAGGTCAGCTGGACACAGTTCCCTATGAAGAAGTGGATTCAGTCGGCAGGTATCACAAAGAACATAACCTTCCACTCCTATCGCAGAACATTCGCTACCCTTCAAGCTGCTGCCGGAACAGATCCGAACACCATCAGGAGTATGATGGCACACCGTTCACTTACCACTACTCAACGGTATGTCCACACTGTTGATGCGAACAAATTTATAGCCAGCAGAAAGATTAGTTTGAAGCGGGCTGAATAG
- a CDS encoding virulence RhuM family protein, protein MSQEIQFLLYSLPDEDGKIQVIIKDETLWCTQKAMAQLFGVDRTVVSKHLKNIFDASELQLDSVCAKFAHTAEDGKTYNTQFYNLDAIISVGYRVNSAKATHFRIWATKVLKEFIQKGFVLDDERLKQGKTAFGVDYFRELLERVRSIRASERRIWQQITDIYAECSIDYDKNSPTTHDFYAMIQNRFHYAITGQTAAEIIYHNADHTKEHMGLTTWKNSPDGRILKSDVTIAKNYLQEKDIKRLERTVSAYFDYIENLIERQNTFNMEQFAESVNKFLTFMDYQILPDKGRISAVQAKTKAEQEYDIFNRTQIIDSDFDKQVRGLLEQGEI, encoded by the coding sequence ATGTCACAAGAAATACAATTCTTATTATACAGCCTTCCTGATGAGGACGGAAAGATTCAAGTTATTATCAAGGATGAAACTCTTTGGTGTACCCAAAAGGCAATGGCTCAACTTTTTGGTGTGGATAGAACCGTTGTTTCTAAGCATCTAAAAAATATATTTGATGCCTCTGAATTACAGCTAGATTCAGTATGTGCAAAATTTGCACATACTGCTGAAGATGGTAAAACTTATAATACTCAATTCTATAATCTCGATGCCATTATCTCCGTAGGCTATCGTGTAAATTCAGCTAAAGCAACCCATTTTCGCATTTGGGCAACTAAAGTTCTAAAAGAGTTTATACAGAAGGGATTTGTGCTTGATGATGAGCGTTTAAAACAGGGAAAGACAGCTTTTGGAGTTGACTATTTTCGTGAATTGCTTGAGCGTGTTCGTTCCATTCGTGCAAGTGAGCGCAGGATATGGCAACAGATTACCGATATATATGCAGAGTGTAGCATTGACTATGACAAGAATTCTCCGACAACACACGATTTCTATGCAATGATCCAGAATCGCTTTCATTATGCGATTACAGGTCAGACTGCGGCTGAAATTATATATCATAATGCTGATCATACCAAGGAGCATATGGGGCTGACAACTTGGAAGAACTCTCCTGATGGACGCATATTGAAATCGGATGTAACGATTGCAAAAAACTACCTTCAGGAAAAGGATATAAAGAGGTTGGAGCGTACAGTGTCTGCCTACTTCGATTATATAGAGAATCTCATAGAGCGTCAAAATACTTTTAATATGGAGCAATTTGCAGAGAGCGTGAATAAGTTCCTGACGTTTATGGATTATCAGATCTTGCCGGACAAAGGACGTATCTCAGCTGTTCAAGCTAAAACCAAGGCTGAGCAGGAGTATGATATTTTTAATAGAACTCAGATAATAGATTCCGATTTTGATAAACAGGTTAGAGGGCTGTTGGAGCAAGGCGAAATTTAG
- a CDS encoding AAA family ATPase, which translates to MKGVEIIDSDKLHKYIEESSISLTKAYIKAPEVLKVEDSVVGTLGNFSVSIGKAKSKKTFNVSAIVAAAIANDQVLHYKACFPEDKRKVLYIDTEQGQIHCQKVLKRIAMLLNLPDGIDPPNLTMLALRKYVPQERIKIIESCIECTPGLGLVIIDGVRDLLYDINNAIEATEVSSLLMRWTFDKKIHIHTILHQNKGDDNARGHIGTELNNKAESIIQISVNTDDKSISIVESLHSRDIDFKPFAFRINEDALPELVEDFEIRKKKVGRPAKKVFDPYSDIQESVHRNALSIAFENGCFENYKDLTNGITKGYLSQGEKMNYKKAVKIVRFLRDKQMIILEDEGYRYNPNFQY; encoded by the coding sequence ATGAAAGGCGTAGAAATCATAGACTCCGACAAACTGCACAAGTACATAGAAGAATCATCCATCAGCCTCACAAAGGCCTATATTAAGGCTCCAGAGGTCTTAAAAGTCGAAGATAGTGTCGTTGGTACCCTCGGCAACTTCAGCGTCTCTATCGGCAAGGCAAAGAGCAAAAAGACATTCAATGTCTCTGCAATCGTGGCCGCCGCTATTGCGAATGACCAGGTATTGCATTATAAAGCCTGTTTTCCCGAAGACAAGCGCAAGGTTTTATACATAGACACAGAGCAAGGCCAGATTCATTGCCAAAAGGTTCTAAAGCGTATAGCTATGCTGCTGAACCTTCCCGACGGTATAGATCCTCCAAACCTGACGATGTTGGCTCTGCGTAAGTATGTACCACAGGAGCGTATCAAGATTATTGAATCGTGTATAGAATGCACACCCGGATTGGGGTTGGTAATCATTGATGGAGTCCGAGACTTGCTTTATGACATCAACAACGCCATTGAAGCGACTGAGGTCTCTTCCCTACTGATGAGATGGACGTTTGACAAGAAAATCCATATTCATACCATTCTCCATCAGAACAAGGGCGATGACAACGCACGCGGACACATCGGGACCGAACTCAACAACAAGGCTGAGTCCATCATCCAGATTTCGGTAAACACTGATGACAAATCAATCAGCATTGTGGAATCGCTGCACAGCCGAGACATAGATTTCAAACCATTTGCCTTCCGAATCAATGAAGATGCACTTCCTGAACTGGTGGAAGATTTTGAGATACGGAAGAAGAAGGTCGGACGTCCGGCAAAAAAAGTGTTTGACCCGTACTCTGATATTCAGGAATCAGTACACCGCAATGCCCTCTCTATCGCATTTGAGAACGGATGCTTTGAAAACTATAAGGATTTGACCAATGGGATTACTAAAGGCTACCTGTCTCAAGGCGAAAAGATGAATTACAAGAAGGCTGTTAAAATCGTCAGGTTTTTACGAGACAAACAGATGATCATTCTTGAAGACGAAGGCTATCGCTATAACCCGAACTTCCAATATTGA
- a CDS encoding helix-turn-helix domain-containing protein: MEVKRICQWCGKPFIAQKTTTNYCSPQCSKRGYKHRMKERRMELIQSQELLEVKKMLENQEYFTFSQAAKLMGVSRQYIYKLVKEDKLRASRISSRMSFIRRADIELLLKSKPYERVMSKVEFDIAEYYTAEEIAQKYKVAPKWVWTYTREHKIPKVKIRQFNYYSKKHIDAAFAKYQVDSDLTEWYTPEEIEKKYGMTRVAIRSQVYRNNIPSKKENGKTLYSKLHFDLSKSSEQESAAEYYTVQEAMKKYNLTRDSVYGVLQFHEIKREKKGRFIRFLKVDFDHVMGAKK, from the coding sequence ATGGAAGTAAAAAGAATTTGCCAATGGTGTGGTAAGCCTTTTATAGCGCAGAAAACCACGACCAATTATTGCAGTCCTCAATGTTCCAAACGAGGCTACAAACATCGCATGAAAGAGCGCAGAATGGAGCTCATTCAGAGTCAAGAATTGTTAGAGGTAAAAAAGATGCTGGAAAATCAAGAGTACTTTACTTTTTCTCAAGCAGCTAAATTGATGGGTGTTTCTCGTCAGTACATCTACAAATTAGTCAAAGAGGATAAGTTGAGAGCTTCAAGAATCAGTTCACGAATGTCTTTTATTCGAAGAGCAGATATAGAACTTTTGCTTAAATCTAAACCCTATGAACGTGTGATGTCAAAAGTCGAATTTGATATTGCTGAATATTACACTGCTGAAGAAATTGCTCAAAAGTACAAGGTCGCTCCTAAATGGGTATGGACATATACCCGAGAACATAAGATTCCCAAAGTAAAAATCCGTCAGTTTAACTATTATAGTAAAAAGCATATTGATGCTGCTTTTGCCAAATATCAAGTAGATAGTGATCTTACTGAATGGTATACTCCAGAAGAGATTGAAAAGAAATACGGAATGACACGTGTAGCCATCCGTTCACAGGTTTATCGCAACAATATCCCATCAAAGAAAGAGAACGGCAAGACTCTCTATTCCAAACTACACTTTGATCTGTCCAAGTCATCAGAGCAGGAAAGTGCTGCTGAATACTACACTGTACAGGAAGCAATGAAGAAATATAACCTAACCAGAGACTCGGTTTATGGAGTTCTACAGTTCCACGAAATCAAGCGAGAGAAGAAAGGACGCTTCATCAGATTCCTGAAAGTGGACTTTGACCACGTTATGGGAGCAAAGAAATAG
- a CDS encoding DNA-methyltransferase — protein sequence MKDIYGIIHSDCDKVLKQLLQADVKYDLILTDPPYNVGKDFGNKSDNLPLDVFLDEMYKRIDLLSQLLTNEGSIVWFGIHDYICYIQVYMYKVGLKYRRMNIWHYENGFSRNTKEPSTHYEPFLWFSKDDTRWIYNVDEVRVPYKSTKRLESPIKYKNKNGLEKIWVPSEKGAMRGDVWEFPTLAGKAFAKERTLHPTQKPEALITEIIKAFCPMENGRYIGHILDPFHGSGTLGVCCEKLNKLGHDIKWTGIEIEKKWCEIARERLANL from the coding sequence ATGAAAGACATTTATGGTATAATCCATTCAGATTGTGATAAAGTTTTAAAGCAATTATTACAAGCAGATGTTAAGTATGACTTAATCCTTACTGACCCACCTTATAATGTGGGTAAGGATTTTGGAAATAAAAGTGATAATCTGCCATTGGATGTTTTTCTTGATGAAATGTATAAAAGAATTGATTTATTAAGTCAGCTTTTAACAAATGAAGGTAGTATTGTCTGGTTTGGCATTCATGATTATATATGTTATATTCAAGTATATATGTATAAGGTTGGCCTTAAATATAGACGCATGAATATATGGCACTATGAAAATGGATTTTCAAGAAATACGAAAGAACCTTCTACACATTACGAACCTTTTTTATGGTTTTCAAAGGATGATACTAGATGGATTTACAATGTAGATGAAGTGAGAGTTCCTTATAAAAGTACCAAGCGATTAGAATCTCCAATAAAATATAAAAATAAAAATGGACTTGAAAAAATATGGGTTCCTTCTGAAAAAGGAGCCATGAGGGGGGATGTGTGGGAGTTCCCAACACTAGCGGGAAAGGCTTTTGCAAAAGAAAGGACTCTCCATCCAACTCAAAAACCAGAAGCATTGATTACTGAAATTATAAAAGCTTTTTGTCCTATGGAGAATGGGCGATATATAGGGCATATTTTAGATCCATTTCATGGTTCTGGGACTCTTGGAGTATGTTGTGAAAAACTTAACAAACTGGGACATGATATTAAGTGGACTGGTATTGAGATTGAAAAAAAATGGTGTGAAATTGCTCGAGAACGGTTAGCTAATTTATAG